The proteins below come from a single Jaculus jaculus isolate mJacJac1 chromosome 12, mJacJac1.mat.Y.cur, whole genome shotgun sequence genomic window:
- the Apobr gene encoding apolipoprotein B receptor, translating to MDFLRLHFPGLHQALRGALDSFSTFMSYLVGDAVPTVEKETQAAEELGEVAIGKPGGRSERVGGPREARRCQEGSLAGKQTWEWGAQSSPRSKAGQDTRAKEAAMAPLGQEANVPLDGGIRLEAGPETHGDRSSGAQESRELDEEEVSRGEPLSTWEQEEEEEEEVRATEPGIASGVESQLTWHSEEPEGKAGTGGQKVTEGSEWVTKDAAAETKGPGAIGAVREEERVLVMGGPSAKAQGTQGPGEESVDWETWGREEAQASSGKEADLPGVKETEHGPVLGESIPEASGRIWILEKTCRGDLEEEMGEKRKAEAKLETQTLETERIAEADESQTSEREAVGGQETGGCFEGEGRRDLAIRADETSLEQEMQAEKALRGKESGLWATEAMLALDKEAEGELDLEAAPEARHEELFLGERNEEAQIRQGLLEVKVSEGQEPELTGDPQTPTRQPEESQEEPGRIPDLSKEETLQNLKAYCRYMETSSVGVEACENWKRRESRNPQEGKTNAEAGEEGAALGQAVEAQAKGSQELELPVVPVWGTDEELASQAVNQELKGSQEAEVATGQSLGELEVRESRASEEEAAVPWEGDRTSRGGWRLEEAVLSLQVSEDMQSRSLNPDTGEDKAIPGIRTAREGPQQEAVLAWEGEFRRSWHSEGQVDAWRGTELEEVADGENRGETEVGETGEEEQAEVGGSALAGGSSKVGDVTSGSQAVRTEGATVTEETEGLLEEQMALEEAARGELVRKAQTLQDVENVTSEGQRTEIQETDPEGLEDIPGQERQPTPQIPAEVLLGPSETAERAGNATGDAHSSWSEALLPGSLLDVSAPRSRVLLSRSSSQRRRSRPSFHRTPVPEQQSNSPSPQPQEELSAPEQSLLQPEEVPEPSTPRPGGTPVPARRRPPGHGFGLAHPGMMQELQARLGQPKPQ from the exons ATGGATTTCCTTCGGCTACACTTCCCTGGGCTGCATCAGGCCTTGAGGGGGGCACTG GATTCCTTCAGCACCTTCATGTCCTACCTCGTAGGAGATGCAGTCCCCACAGTAGAGAAGGAGACGCAGGCAGCTGAGGAACTGGGGGAAGTGGCTATAGGAAAGCCAGGTGGCCGAAGTGAGAGGGTGGGAGGGCCTAGAGAGGCCAGAAGATGCCAAGAGGGAAGCTTAgctgggaaacaaacctgggagTGGGGAGCACAAAGCTCCCCAAGGTCTAAAGCAGGGCAGGACACTAGAGCCAAGGAAGCAGCTATGGCTCCCCTGGGTCAGGAGGCAAATGTCCCCTTAGATGGTGGGATAAGGTTGGAAGCAGGGCCTGAGACTCACGGAGACAGGAGCAGTGGAGCCCAGGAGAGCCGGGAGCTGGATGAGGAGGAAGTGAGCAGAGGGGAGCCTTTGAGTACCTgggaacaggaggaggaggaggaggaagaggtcagGGCAACAGAGCCAGGGATAGCTAGCGGGGTGGAGTCACAGTTGACTTGGCACTCTGAAGAGCCTGAGGGGAAAGCTGGCACTGGTGGGCAGAAGGTAACAGAGGGCAGTGAGTGGGTGACCAAGGACGCAGCTGCAGAAACCAAAGGGCCTGGGGCTATAGGGGCTgtcagagaagaagagagggtcCTGGTGATGGGTGGCCCAAGTGCAAAGGCACAGGGGACACAAGGTCCAGGGGAAGAATCTGTGGACTGGGAAACATGGGGCAGAGAGGAAGCCCAGGCATCCTCAGGCAAGGAGGCTGACCTCCCAGGAGTCAAGGAGACAGAACATGGGCCGGTCTTGGGAGAAAGCATCCCAGAAGCTAGTGGGAGAATCTGGATTCTAGAAAAAACCTGTAGGGGAGACCTAGAAGAGGAGATGGGTGAGAAGAGAAAGGCTGAAGCAAAGCTTGAGACCCAGAccctggagacagagagaatagcaGAGGCAGATGAAAGCCAGACATCGGAGAGGGAGGCTGTGGGAGGCCAGGAGACAGGGGGTTGCTTTGAAGGCGAGGGGAGGAGAGACTTGGCCATCAGGGCTGATGAGACAAGTCTGGAACAGGAGATGCAGGCAGAGAAGGCTCTCAGGGGGAAAGAGAGTGGCCTCTGGGCCACAGAGGCTATGCTGGCCCTGGATAAGGAGGCTGAAGGTGAGCTGGATTTGGAAGCAGCCCCAGAAGCCAGGCACGAGGAGTTGTTCTTGGGAGAGAGGAATGAAGAGGCTCAGATAAGACAAGGATTATTGGAAGTGAAGGTCTCTGAAGGCCAGGAGCCTGAGCTTACAGGAGACCCTCAGACTCCAACCAGGCAACCTGAGGAAAGTCAGGAAGAGCCTGGGAGAATTCCAGATCTGAGCAAAGAGGAGACACTGCAAAATCTGAAGGCGTATTGCAGGTACATGGAGACTTCAAGTGTTGGGGTAGAAGCCTGCGAAAACTGGAAGAGAAGGGAGAGCAGAAATCCTCAGGAGGGAAAAACAAATGCTGAAGCAGGAGAGGAAGGGGCTGCATTAGGCCAGGCAGTGGAGGCCCAGGCTAAAGGAAGCCAGGAGCTTGAACTTCCAGTGGTACCAGTGTGGGGAACAGATGAAGAACTGGCATCTCAGGCTGTAAACCAGGAGCTGAAGGgaagtcaagaagcagaggtagcaaCAGGACAATCACTGGGAGAGTTAGAGGTCAGAGAAAGCAGAGCtagtgaggaggaggctgctgtgccttgggagggagacagaacatccagaggaggctggaggctggaggaggcagTTCTGAGTCTCCAGGTCAGTGAGGACATGCAGAGCAGGTCTTTGAATCCTGATACTGGGGAGGACAAGGCCATCCCAGGTATCAGGACTGCTAGGGAAGGGCCACAGCAAGAAGCTGTGTTGGCTTGGGAGGGGGAGTTTAGGCGAAGCTGGCATTCTGAAGGTCAAGTGGATGCTTGGAGAGGCACAGAGCTGGAGGAGGTGGCTGACGGGGAGAACAGAGGTGAAACAGAAGTTGGTGAGACCGGGGAGGAAGaacaagcagaggtaggaggatctgcacTGGCAGGAGGAAGCAGTAAGGTGGGTGATGTGACCTCAGGCTCTCAGGCAGTGAGAACAGAGGGGGCCACAGTCACGGAGGAGACTGAGGGCCTCCTAGAAGAGCAGATGGCATTAGAAGAAGCAGCTAGGGGAGAACTAGTGAGAAAGGCACAAACACTGCAAGATGTGGAGAATGTCAcaagtgaaggccagaggacagagATTCAGGAGACTGATCCAGAAGGCCTGGAGGACATCCCAGGACAAGAAAGGCAGCCAACACCTCAGATCCCTGCAGAGGTCCTGCTTGGCCCCTCTGAAACTGCTGAAAGGGCAGGAAATGCCACAGGGGATGCTCACAGCAGCTGGAGTGAG GCCCTGCTCCCCGGGTCCCTTCTGGACGTCTCTGCCCCACGGAGCCGAGTGCTTCTCTCACGAAGCTCCTCACAGCGACGACGCTCGCGGCCCTCTTTCCATCGGACACCCGTCCCTGAGCAGCAGTCAAACTCTCCTAGTCCCCAGCCCCAGGAGGAGCTGTCAGCCCCTGAGCAGTCACTTCTTCAGCCAGAGGAAGTCCCAGAGCCAAGTACCCCAAGGCCTGGAGGGACCCCAGTGCCAGCCAGAAGAAGGCCCCCAGGACATGG GTTTGGCCTTGCTCATCCAGGAATGATGCAGGAGTTGCAAGCCCGGCTGGGCCAGCCAAAGCCCCAGTGA
- the Cln3 gene encoding battenin isoform X1, which translates to MEDAGVRSREPRRSCRPVHKPQPLLKTAIRANCKHALTLGPAGDPNLMPWKALRARSGAFRIPRVREDTENDAASEPQAPVLDGQDAHWRNAVGFWLLGLCNNFSYVVMLSAAHDILRHEQASGNQSHADPGPTPISPNSSSRFDCNSVSTAAVLLADILPTLVIKFLAPLGLHLLPYSPRVLVSGICSAGSFILVAFSQSVVTSLCGVVLASISSGLGEVTFLSLTAFYPRAVISWWSSGTGGAGLLGALSYLGLTQAGLSPQHTLLSMLGIPALLLVSYFLLLTSPEPQDPGEEDEAETAARQPLIATEAPESKPGSSWDLSIQERWTVFKGLLHYIIPLVLVYFAEYFINQGLFELLFFRNTSLSHAQQYRWYQMLYQAGVFASRSSLHCCHIRFTWALAVLQCLNLALLLADVYLSFLSSIYLIFLIILYEGLLGGAAYANTFHNIALETSDKHREFAMAAACISDTLGISLSGILALPLHDFLCHLS; encoded by the exons ATGGAGGACGCCGGGGTACGATCACGTGAGCCTCGACGCAGCTGCCGCCCTGTGCACAAGCCTCAGCCGCTCTTAAAG ACTGCCATCCGAGCCAACTGTAAACACGCACTGACGTTGGGCCCTGCTGGGGACCCGAACTTGATGCCATGGAAAGCTCTGCGGGCTCGCAGCGGCGCCTTTCGGATTCCCAGAGTGA GGGAGGACACTGAGAATGACGCTGCCTCGGAGCCCCAGGCCCCTGTGTTGGATGGTCAGGATGCCCATTGGAGGAATGCGGTGGGTTTCTG GCTCCTGGGCCTTTGCAACAACTTCTCTTATGTGGTGATGCTCAGTGCTGCCCATGACATCCTTAGGCACGAGCAGGCATCTGGAAATCAGAGCCAT GCGGATCCAGGCCCAACACCCATATCCCCTAACAGCTCTTCACGATTTGATTGCAACTCTGTCTCCACAGCT GCGGTGCTTCTGGCAGACATCCTCCCCACCCTCGTCATCAAATTCCTGGCTCCTCTTGGCCTTCATTTGCTGCCCTACAG cCCTCGGGTCCTTGTCAGTGGGATTTGTTCTGCTGGAAGCTTCATCCTGGTGGCCTTCTCTCAGTCAGTGGTGACCAGCCTATGTG GTGTGGTGTTGGCCAGCATCTCATCAGGTCTGGGAGAGGTCACCTTCCTCTCACTCACTGCCTTCTACCCCAG GGCTGTGATCTCCTGGTGGTCATCTGGCACTGGGGGTGCAGGACTGTTGGGGGCTTTGTCTTACCTGGgtcttacccaggctggcctctcccCCCAGCACACCCTGCTTTCTATGTTGGGGATCCCTGCCCTTCTGCTGGTCAG CTATTTCTTGTTGCTCACATCTCCTGAGCCCCAGGACCCTGGAGAGGAAGATGAAGCTGAGACTGCTGCCCGGCAGCCTCTCATAGCCACTGAGGCCCCCGAGTCAAAGCCAG GCTCCAGTTGGGACCTCTCTATCCAGGAACGGTGGACAGTGTTCAAG GGCCTGCTGCATTACATCATCCCACTGGTGCTCGTCTACTTTGCGGAGTATTTCATCAACCAGGGACTT TTTGAGCTCCTGTTCTTCCGGAACACGTCCCTGAGTCATGCTCAGCAGTACCGCTG GTACCAGATGCTGTACCAGGCTGGTGTCTTTGCCTCACGCTCTTCCCTCCACTGCTGTCACATCCGctttacctgggccctggctgtgcTACAG TGCCTCAACCTGGCCCTCCTGCTGGCAGATGTGTATTTGAGCTTCCTGTCCAGCATCTACCTCATCTTCCTCATCATTCTGTATGAAGGGCTCCTGGGAGGCGCTGCTTACGCGAACACCTTCCATAACATTGCTCTGGAG ACCAGTGACAAGCACCGAGAATTCGCCATGGCAGCTGCCTGTATCTCTGACACCTTGGGTATCTCCCTGTCAGGAATCCTGGCCTTGCCTCTGCATGACTTCCTCTGCCACCTCTCTTGA
- the Cln3 gene encoding battenin isoform X2 has product MESSAGSQRRLSDSQREDTENDAASEPQAPVLDGQDAHWRNAVGFWLLGLCNNFSYVVMLSAAHDILRHEQASGNQSHADPGPTPISPNSSSRFDCNSVSTAAVLLADILPTLVIKFLAPLGLHLLPYSPRVLVSGICSAGSFILVAFSQSVVTSLCGVVLASISSGLGEVTFLSLTAFYPRAVISWWSSGTGGAGLLGALSYLGLTQAGLSPQHTLLSMLGIPALLLVSYFLLLTSPEPQDPGEEDEAETAARQPLIATEAPESKPGSSWDLSIQERWTVFKGLLHYIIPLVLVYFAEYFINQGLFELLFFRNTSLSHAQQYRWYQMLYQAGVFASRSSLHCCHIRFTWALAVLQCLNLALLLADVYLSFLSSIYLIFLIILYEGLLGGAAYANTFHNIALETSDKHREFAMAAACISDTLGISLSGILALPLHDFLCHLS; this is encoded by the exons ATGGAAAGCTCTGCGGGCTCGCAGCGGCGCCTTTCGGATTCCCAGA GGGAGGACACTGAGAATGACGCTGCCTCGGAGCCCCAGGCCCCTGTGTTGGATGGTCAGGATGCCCATTGGAGGAATGCGGTGGGTTTCTG GCTCCTGGGCCTTTGCAACAACTTCTCTTATGTGGTGATGCTCAGTGCTGCCCATGACATCCTTAGGCACGAGCAGGCATCTGGAAATCAGAGCCAT GCGGATCCAGGCCCAACACCCATATCCCCTAACAGCTCTTCACGATTTGATTGCAACTCTGTCTCCACAGCT GCGGTGCTTCTGGCAGACATCCTCCCCACCCTCGTCATCAAATTCCTGGCTCCTCTTGGCCTTCATTTGCTGCCCTACAG cCCTCGGGTCCTTGTCAGTGGGATTTGTTCTGCTGGAAGCTTCATCCTGGTGGCCTTCTCTCAGTCAGTGGTGACCAGCCTATGTG GTGTGGTGTTGGCCAGCATCTCATCAGGTCTGGGAGAGGTCACCTTCCTCTCACTCACTGCCTTCTACCCCAG GGCTGTGATCTCCTGGTGGTCATCTGGCACTGGGGGTGCAGGACTGTTGGGGGCTTTGTCTTACCTGGgtcttacccaggctggcctctcccCCCAGCACACCCTGCTTTCTATGTTGGGGATCCCTGCCCTTCTGCTGGTCAG CTATTTCTTGTTGCTCACATCTCCTGAGCCCCAGGACCCTGGAGAGGAAGATGAAGCTGAGACTGCTGCCCGGCAGCCTCTCATAGCCACTGAGGCCCCCGAGTCAAAGCCAG GCTCCAGTTGGGACCTCTCTATCCAGGAACGGTGGACAGTGTTCAAG GGCCTGCTGCATTACATCATCCCACTGGTGCTCGTCTACTTTGCGGAGTATTTCATCAACCAGGGACTT TTTGAGCTCCTGTTCTTCCGGAACACGTCCCTGAGTCATGCTCAGCAGTACCGCTG GTACCAGATGCTGTACCAGGCTGGTGTCTTTGCCTCACGCTCTTCCCTCCACTGCTGTCACATCCGctttacctgggccctggctgtgcTACAG TGCCTCAACCTGGCCCTCCTGCTGGCAGATGTGTATTTGAGCTTCCTGTCCAGCATCTACCTCATCTTCCTCATCATTCTGTATGAAGGGCTCCTGGGAGGCGCTGCTTACGCGAACACCTTCCATAACATTGCTCTGGAG ACCAGTGACAAGCACCGAGAATTCGCCATGGCAGCTGCCTGTATCTCTGACACCTTGGGTATCTCCCTGTCAGGAATCCTGGCCTTGCCTCTGCATGACTTCCTCTGCCACCTCTCTTGA